Proteins from one candidate division WOR-3 bacterium genomic window:
- a CDS encoding glycosyltransferase family 4 protein: MKILLVSSAFLPYPSGISEHVYYLAQGLIQRGHQVKVLTTNYPHYWSDWENGKFPFEIIRYGKVVFLPLNKSFATFPWGTDIPFQVRKLLKREHFDVIHLHGCYPPEIGFWALHFSNTINCVTFHTVGFRKSFLLKLGGFLFARYVRKLHGKIAVSLIAQEWAKPFIKGTYRIIPNGVDCDRFSPAVPPISKKKNDEPCVLFVGRLEPRKGILVAISAFKKIQEKFPNAKLFIVGKGPLEQAARDLVIALKLQNNCRFLGYVFRKDLPRYYAMADVYISPALGGEAQGIVLLEAMACAKPVVASDIAGYREVIEDGKNGLLAQPNSADDFAQKVNLILGNTELKLLLQKNARTRAEEFAWPNIVKRIEAYYQELVMCYAYRT; this comes from the coding sequence ATGAAAATTTTGCTTGTTTCCTCGGCTTTTTTACCTTATCCGTCAGGAATTTCAGAACATGTCTATTATTTAGCCCAAGGACTGATACAGCGCGGTCATCAGGTAAAAGTTTTAACCACTAACTATCCTCATTACTGGTCTGATTGGGAAAATGGTAAATTTCCCTTTGAGATTATTCGCTATGGTAAAGTTGTTTTCTTACCACTTAACAAATCCTTTGCCACTTTTCCTTGGGGAACAGATATTCCTTTTCAGGTTAGAAAATTACTAAAAAGAGAACATTTTGATGTTATTCATCTTCATGGTTGTTATCCGCCTGAGATTGGATTTTGGGCTTTGCATTTTTCTAACACAATAAATTGTGTTACTTTTCATACAGTAGGTTTTCGCAAAAGTTTTTTACTTAAATTAGGAGGTTTTCTTTTTGCTCGTTATGTGCGCAAGTTGCACGGAAAAATTGCGGTCTCCTTGATTGCTCAAGAATGGGCGAAGCCGTTCATTAAAGGTACTTACCGCATAATTCCTAATGGTGTTGATTGTGACCGATTCTCACCAGCAGTACCTCCAATTAGTAAGAAAAAAAATGACGAACCCTGCGTTCTTTTTGTTGGACGCTTAGAACCAAGAAAAGGCATCTTGGTAGCAATATCCGCATTTAAGAAAATTCAGGAAAAATTTCCTAATGCCAAATTATTTATTGTGGGCAAAGGTCCTTTAGAACAGGCCGCACGCGATTTAGTAATTGCGCTGAAATTACAAAACAATTGTCGATTTTTGGGCTATGTCTTCCGAAAAGATTTACCTCGGTATTATGCTATGGCTGATGTTTATATTTCCCCAGCATTAGGTGGCGAGGCCCAAGGTATTGTCTTATTAGAAGCAATGGCATGTGCTAAACCCGTTGTGGCTTCGGATATTGCGGGCTATCGAGAAGTAATTGAAGATGGTAAGAACGGTCTTTTAGCCCAACCTAATTCCGCGGATGATTTTGCCCAAAAGGTCAATTTAATTTTAGGCAATACTGAGCTCAAACTGCTTTTACAAAAAAATGCTCGTACTCGGGCTGAAGAATTTGCCTGGCCCAATATTGTCAAAAGAATTGAAGCGTATTATCAGGAATTAGTTATGTGCTATGCTTACAGAACATAA
- a CDS encoding response regulator: MSKILVVEDDANLSKLIRIRLEENGFEVITAYDGLEGISQVRKHKPDLIVLDLMLPKLDGYQVCTIIKNHEAFSKIPIVILTARSSIEAKEIALKTGAEAFIVKPFDGQKLVATIKNLLMPKSS, translated from the coding sequence ATGTCGAAAATTCTCGTCGTAGAAGATGACGCTAATCTCAGTAAATTAATAAGAATTCGATTAGAAGAGAATGGTTTTGAAGTTATCACGGCTTATGATGGTCTTGAAGGAATTTCCCAGGTCCGAAAACATAAACCTGATTTAATAGTTTTAGATTTGATGCTGCCGAAACTTGATGGCTATCAGGTGTGCACGATTATAAAGAATCATGAAGCGTTTAGTAAAATTCCGATTGTTATTCTCACTGCGCGTAGTTCAATTGAAGCAAAAGAGATTGCCTTAAAGACCGGGGCTGAGGCTTTTATTGTTAAACCCTTTGATGGTCAAAAGTTAGTCGCCACTATCAAAAATTTATTGATGCCAAAGAGTAGTTAG
- a CDS encoding type II secretion system GspH family protein, protein MRKNSGFTLIEMLTVLFIIGVILAFSVPNYARMREQARISAQKMNMYNVAMVIESYFSEKGKYAYDFYPDEDGYGAYFPGGDPYATPEPKKGKFPTNPWTGAELDPDNFNPDYYDEPEDVSNTQVGGPNDDWGYDPGEMRYGTYEPIGSNRIQLWGLIGMDGQPNGYAQSIRTFDASGQNIIIFVLHN, encoded by the coding sequence ATGAGAAAAAATTCTGGGTTCACGCTTATTGAGATGTTGACCGTGCTTTTTATTATCGGTGTGATATTAGCGTTCTCTGTGCCCAATTATGCCAGAATGCGCGAACAGGCAAGGATTTCGGCACAAAAGATGAATATGTATAATGTCGCAATGGTAATTGAGTCTTATTTTTCCGAAAAAGGTAAATACGCGTATGATTTTTATCCAGACGAAGATGGTTATGGCGCTTATTTTCCTGGTGGAGACCCTTATGCCACACCTGAACCCAAAAAAGGTAAATTTCCTACAAATCCTTGGACCGGTGCAGAATTAGACCCTGATAATTTTAATCCTGATTACTATGATGAGCCTGAAGATGTAAGCAATACACAAGTTGGCGGTCCGAATGATGATTGGGGTTATGACCCTGGTGAAATGCGCTATGGCACATATGAACCTATTGGTTCTAATCGTATTCAGTTGTGGGGTTTAATTGGAATGGACGGTCAACCGAACGGTTATGCCCAATCAATTAGAACTTTTGACGCCTCGGGCCAGAATATCATTATCTTCGTTTTGCATAATTAG
- the larA gene encoding nickel-dependent lactate racemase, which produces MKINLTNGTTTISLELPEKNLLGILTPNPMPKEEITFEVEELKADLRNFLSGAKRILIVVNDYTRPTPTADIISMIESEINKYDFRFIVACGSHSSPTSEQLIQIFGKYAELYKEKILIHNARDITSLRFLGKTRFGTPVWLNQAVWEVDKIITINSVEPHYFAGFTGGRKSFLPGIAGIETITANHKLSLQPEAKTLSLNGNPVHEDMTEIAKMVPREIFSLQCVINDKHQLYSIRYGNIFQSFLSAVEDAKKIFCVPIKEKADIVLAFIQPPYDINFYQSQKAIENAKLALKDKGILIVVSQCREGVGDDEFIKVIADNPSPQVILENIKKNFKLGYQKSAKLLETLTKAEIWTVMPIDDKIIQSIFMKPFPEVNSALQKALQIKGEQAKVLVFPDASLTVPLLS; this is translated from the coding sequence ATGAAAATCAATTTAACGAACGGAACCACAACGATTAGTTTAGAACTCCCTGAGAAAAATCTTTTGGGCATCTTAACTCCCAATCCTATGCCCAAAGAAGAGATTACCTTTGAGGTTGAAGAACTAAAAGCAGATTTAAGAAATTTTTTAAGCGGTGCTAAGCGCATTTTAATTGTGGTTAACGATTATACTCGACCAACACCAACCGCAGACATTATTTCAATGATTGAATCCGAGATAAATAAATATGATTTCAGATTCATCGTGGCTTGTGGTTCTCATTCTAGTCCCACTTCAGAACAGTTAATTCAAATCTTTGGTAAATATGCGGAATTGTATAAAGAGAAAATCTTAATCCATAATGCCCGAGACATAACCTCTTTAAGATTTTTAGGTAAGACCAGATTCGGAACGCCGGTTTGGTTAAATCAAGCAGTCTGGGAAGTGGACAAAATTATTACTATAAATTCTGTTGAGCCCCATTATTTTGCTGGTTTTACTGGTGGCAGAAAATCCTTTTTGCCAGGTATTGCCGGCATTGAGACAATTACCGCTAACCATAAATTATCCCTTCAGCCCGAAGCCAAAACTTTATCCCTTAATGGTAATCCTGTCCACGAAGATATGACAGAAATTGCCAAGATGGTGCCCAGAGAGATTTTTTCTCTTCAATGTGTCATCAATGATAAACATCAATTGTATTCAATTCGATATGGCAATATCTTCCAATCTTTTTTGAGTGCAGTTGAAGATGCCAAAAAAATATTTTGTGTGCCAATTAAAGAAAAAGCCGACATTGTCCTTGCTTTCATTCAACCACCTTATGATATAAATTTTTATCAGTCGCAAAAGGCAATTGAAAACGCAAAATTGGCACTAAAGGATAAAGGAATCTTAATTGTCGTCTCCCAATGTCGTGAAGGTGTCGGCGACGATGAATTTATCAAAGTTATTGCCGATAACCCATCTCCCCAAGTAATCCTTGAAAATATTAAGAAAAATTTTAAGTTAGGTTATCAAAAAAGTGCAAAATTATTAGAAACTTTAACAAAAGCAGAAATTTGGACCGTAATGCCAATTGATGATAAAATTATTCAAAGTATCTTTATGAAACCTTTTCCTGAGGTTAATTCAGCCTTGCAGAAAGCATTACAGATTAAAGGCGAACAGGCCAAAGTGCTTGTTTTTCCTGATGCAAGTTTGACTGTTCCACTTTTAAGTTAA